A single region of the Lotus japonicus ecotype B-129 chromosome 4, LjGifu_v1.2 genome encodes:
- the LOC130712176 gene encoding berberine bridge enzyme-like 17: MDTITPLSFVLSTLTILQYVLQAISDSSPLDNFFQCLSNHSPPSSPASNAIYTPKNSSFLSILHMHTHNHRFSNPNASKPLAIVTPIHVPHVQGTVICAKNNGLQIRIRSGGHDCEGLSYVSDVPFIILDMFHFGAVDVDIASGTTWVQAGATLGQLYYQIAKKSKIHAFPAGVCPTLGTGGHFSYGLSVDNIIDAKLVDVNGEILDRKSMGEDLFWAIRGGGGASFGVILSWKIQLVHVTPKVTVFKVRRTLEKGATDVVYKWQLIATKLQEDLFIRTMFEVVNSTQNKKTIQVTFIGLFLGKINDLFPLLNETFPELALLRSDCSEIPWINSTLYWANYPIGTPIESLLDVPKEPISYSFKTMSDYVKNPIPKTSLESIWEFMIKIECVRMEWNPYGGKMDNISALETPFPHRGGNLFLIEYLTSWGEDGVEARNHYLEISRLFYEFMAPYVSNSPREAFLNYRDLDIGVNHQSSATIMDIAPSFGRKYFRANFERLVSVKFKVDPENFFRFEQSIPPMSR; this comes from the coding sequence ATGGATACTATCACACCCCTTTCTTTTGTCCTCTCAACTCTCACCATTTTGCAGTATGTTCTTCAGGCAATTTCAGATTCATCACCCCTTGACAACTTTTTCCAATGTCTTTCAAATCATTCCCCTCCTTCAAGTCCTGCATCTAACGCCATTTACACTCCAAAGAACTCCTCATTCTTATCCATCTTGCATATGCACACACATAATCACAGATTTTCTAATCCAAATGCATCAAAACCTCTAGCCATCGTAACACCTATACACGTGCCTCACGTGCAGGGAACTGTTATATGTGCCAAGAATAATGGTCTCCAGATTAGAATCCGGAGTGGCGGCCATGATTGTGAAGGCCTTTCATATGTATCAGACGTGCCTTTTATTATTCTTgacatgtttcattttggaGCAGTTGATGTTGACATTGCAAGTGGAACAACATGGGTTCAAGCTGGTGCAACCCTTGGTCAACTTTACTATCAAATTGCAAAGAAAAGCAAAATCCATGCTTTCCCAGCTGGGGTTTGTCCAACTTTAGGAACTGGAGGCCATTTCTCTTATGGTCTTTCCGTGGATAATATAATTGATGCGAAGCTTGTTGATGTTAACGGTGAAATACTTGATAGAAAATCAATGGGAGAAGATCTATTTTGGGCTATTAGAGGAGGTGGTGGGGCCAGTTTTGGTGTCATTCTTTCATGGAAGATCCAATTGGTTCATGTAACTCCCAAAGTGACAGTTTTCAAAGTGAGAAGAACATTGGAAAAAGGTGCAACTGATGTTGTTTACAAATGGCAACTAATTGCAACAAAGTTGCAAGAAGATCTTTTCATAAGAACAATGTTTGAAGTTGTCAATAGTActcaaaataaaaagacaatacAAGTTACTTTTATTGGCCTATTCTTGGGAAAAATTAATGACCTTTTTCCTTTGTTAAATGAGACTTTCCCCGAATTGGCTTTGTTGCGAAGTGATTGCTCTGAAATCCCATGGATCAATTCCACTCTTTATTGGGCAAATTACCCAATTGGAACCCCGATTGAATCTTTGCTTGATGTACCCAAAGAGCCCATTTCATACTCGTTTAAAACCATGTCAGATTATGTGAAGAATCCCATTCCAAAGACGAGTCTAGAATCCATTTGGGAGTTTATGATTAAAATTGAGTGTGTGCGGATGGAATGGAACCCTTATGGTGGGAAGATGGACAATATTTCAGCATTAGAAACACCATTCCCTCATAGAGGTGGGAACTTGTTCTTGATTGAGTACTTGACATCTTGGGGGGAAGATGGGGTTGAGGCAAGGAATCATTACTTGGAAATTTCAAGGTTATTCTATGAATTTATGGCCCCATATGTTTCAAACTCTCCGAGGGAGGCATTCCTCAATTACAGGGATCTTGATATCGGAGTCAATCATCAAAGCAGTGCAACAATCATGGATATTGCTCCAAGTTTTGGGAGAAAGTACTTTCGAGCTAATTTTGAAAGATTAGTGAGTGTGAAATTTAAGGTTGATCCCGAGAACTTCTTTAGATTTGAACAGAGCATACCACCTATGTCTCGTTAG